In Sebaldella sp. S0638, one genomic interval encodes:
- a CDS encoding PTS sugar transporter subunit IIB, with protein sequence MKRIIVACGSGVATSQTVASKVEKLLKEKKINAKVEAVDIKSLKTYLKQSDVYISIVPAKEEVGIPVLSGIPFLTGVGVNEELEKLIKIINS encoded by the coding sequence ATGAAAAGAATTATAGTAGCATGTGGTTCAGGAGTGGCAACATCACAGACAGTGGCTTCGAAAGTAGAGAAGCTCTTAAAAGAAAAAAAAATCAATGCAAAAGTAGAAGCAGTGGATATAAAATCACTGAAAACATATTTGAAACAGAGTGATGTGTATATTTCCATAGTACCGGCTAAAGAGGAGGTGGGAATACCAGTATTAAGCGGAATTCCTTTTTTAACAGGAGTAGGGGTAAATGAAGAACTGGAGAAATTAATAAAAATAATAAACAGTTAA
- a CDS encoding PTS sugar transporter subunit IIA: protein MHNLFDYFKEDLIFLDFESDNQINFFGKIYKILEERGDVKFSFLTSIIEREKEFPTGLDLGKYKIAIPHTNPEHINTEAVVFVRNKNRIIFRDMGMDLNDLETDFIFLLLVKKNGEQIEVLENLMNLLSEEELLDKLKNVKTSEDTYNLLREKLKK, encoded by the coding sequence ATGCATAATTTATTTGATTATTTTAAAGAGGATCTTATATTTCTCGATTTTGAATCTGATAATCAAATTAATTTTTTTGGTAAGATTTATAAAATACTCGAAGAAAGGGGTGATGTAAAATTTTCTTTTCTGACTTCGATTATAGAGAGAGAAAAGGAATTTCCCACTGGGCTGGATCTGGGAAAATACAAAATAGCAATACCTCATACCAATCCGGAACACATTAATACAGAAGCTGTAGTTTTTGTAAGAAATAAAAATAGGATAATATTCAGGGATATGGGAATGGATCTGAATGATCTGGAAACTGATTTTATATTTTTACTGCTGGTAAAAAAGAACGGAGAACAGATAGAAGTGCTGGAAAATCTGATGAATCTTCTTTCAGAGGAAGAACTTCTGGATAAACTGAAAAACGTAAAAACAAGTGAAGACACGTACAATTTGTTAAGAGAGAAATTAAAAAAATAA
- a CDS encoding BglG family transcription antiterminator: protein MKEIEIFNIFISSDEVNINELAGKFYVTERSIRYNIEKINQVLELLNFNTIQKTKKGYLTLSKNQNLNRMLDFLKELEILSPYERMEILKLTLALDPNGLNINRLYKKLEVSRTTLKKDFDEVKRELSESELLVEQVKKRGLQISGEYEDIEKFRIKFLMKYLQLYLDNRPGKSFEKIILSMMKDIFKLNNPKLVRKFIKDVAKNLEIIISDEPFGIIASYMLIAILSNKSGKDNSQEPVMLEERFLKETDEYIAIMNHIGEIETAEGIKFRNTQILKLADLVLGSNSFHIENDFYENWIEIDLLAKKLINNVNKRIEVDISNDEILFRCLIHHLKPTIYRIKKGVRIVNPIFENMKIKKDDFYYYVKEATEELRNMLGQEIPEDELFLLIIHFRASIERNRPKHVKKVLLVCSLGYGTATLLAQNIRDTYEVEIMEILPYYALRESIKEYKGIDLIITTVDIKESKKPKDVPVIKINPIFTLEDIKILNEANLEQSNKTILLSEIIDGIEKETKILNREKLIDSLSTKLENKIINDIGKKKVEILEILKEENIYLNQEVKNWQEAIIFGGKVLESKGYISSSYIDDMLEMSNKYSEYIVISEGVAIPHSKNKRNVFKTGMMLLTLKNPVTFPAGQSVDTFFIFSIYKKQEHLNAISELIDLILKYDIRSYLKKESRKRNVIKFISNVES, encoded by the coding sequence TTGAAAGAAATTGAGATTTTTAATATTTTTATTTCTTCAGATGAGGTAAACATTAATGAATTAGCTGGTAAGTTTTATGTCACAGAAAGGAGTATAAGATATAATATCGAAAAAATAAATCAGGTTTTGGAGCTTTTGAATTTTAATACCATACAGAAAACAAAAAAAGGATATCTTACATTATCAAAAAATCAAAATTTGAACAGAATGCTGGATTTTCTGAAAGAACTGGAAATTTTATCACCTTATGAAAGAATGGAAATACTAAAGCTTACACTTGCCCTTGATCCTAACGGTCTTAATATAAACAGGCTGTATAAAAAGCTGGAGGTTTCCAGAACAACTCTGAAAAAAGATTTTGATGAAGTAAAAAGAGAACTTTCCGAATCGGAATTACTAGTGGAACAGGTGAAAAAAAGAGGTCTTCAGATAAGCGGGGAGTATGAAGATATAGAGAAATTCCGTATAAAATTTCTGATGAAATATCTGCAGCTTTACCTTGATAACCGACCGGGAAAGTCTTTTGAAAAAATTATACTTAGTATGATGAAAGATATTTTTAAACTTAATAATCCAAAATTGGTAAGAAAATTTATTAAAGATGTGGCAAAAAACCTTGAAATTATTATATCTGACGAACCATTCGGCATAATAGCCAGCTATATGCTAATAGCAATATTAAGTAATAAATCAGGAAAAGATAACTCGCAGGAACCTGTTATGCTGGAAGAAAGGTTCCTGAAAGAAACAGATGAATATATAGCAATAATGAATCATATAGGCGAGATAGAAACAGCAGAGGGAATAAAATTCAGAAATACCCAGATATTGAAACTGGCGGATTTGGTTTTAGGGAGTAATTCATTTCACATAGAAAATGACTTCTATGAAAACTGGATAGAAATAGACCTTCTGGCTAAAAAGCTTATAAATAATGTGAACAAAAGAATTGAGGTGGATATATCAAATGATGAAATACTATTCAGATGCCTTATTCATCATTTGAAACCTACGATTTACAGGATAAAAAAAGGTGTTAGAATAGTAAATCCCATATTTGAGAACATGAAAATAAAGAAAGATGATTTTTATTATTATGTAAAAGAAGCCACAGAAGAATTAAGAAATATGTTAGGGCAGGAAATTCCAGAAGATGAGCTGTTTTTGCTGATTATACATTTCAGGGCATCTATAGAGAGAAACCGTCCGAAACATGTAAAAAAAGTTCTGCTGGTGTGCAGTCTCGGATATGGAACAGCTACACTGCTCGCACAGAATATAAGAGATACATATGAAGTGGAGATTATGGAAATACTTCCTTATTATGCTTTGAGAGAATCCATAAAGGAATATAAGGGAATAGATCTTATAATTACCACTGTAGATATAAAGGAAAGCAAGAAACCCAAAGATGTCCCCGTAATTAAAATAAATCCGATATTTACGCTGGAGGATATCAAAATACTCAATGAGGCAAATCTGGAACAGAGCAATAAAACTATACTGCTTTCTGAAATAATAGACGGAATAGAAAAAGAAACGAAAATCCTGAACAGGGAAAAGCTCATAGACAGCCTTAGTACAAAGCTTGAAAACAAAATAATAAATGATATAGGAAAGAAAAAAGTAGAAATACTTGAGATTCTCAAAGAAGAAAATATTTATCTGAACCAGGAAGTAAAAAACTGGCAGGAAGCTATTATATTCGGAGGTAAAGTGCTTGAATCAAAAGGGTATATAAGCAGTTCCTATATAGACGATATGCTGGAAATGTCAAATAAATACAGTGAATATATAGTAATTTCCGAAGGTGTGGCAATACCTCATTCCAAAAATAAAAGAAATGTATTCAAAACAGGAATGATGCTTCTTACTTTGAAAAATCCGGTAACATTTCCTGCAGGGCAGTCAGTGGACACTTTCTTTATATTTTCGATTTATAAAAAACAGGAACATTTAAACGCAATAAGCGAGTTAATCGATTTGATACTAAAGTATGACATAAGGTCATATCTGAAAAAAGAGAGCAGAAAAAGAAATGTTATAAAATTTATTTCAAATGTGGAAAGTTAG
- a CDS encoding DUF1622 domain-containing protein, with protein MEYVRYIGNFISFFSGLIIIWGVIISAFQFIKNEFSKNSDNEKAMKRGYIRASLGSYILLGLEVLIAADIIDTIAHPELNEIIILIVIVFIRTFISYFLQKEIKEASSH; from the coding sequence TTGGAATACGTTAGGTATATAGGTAATTTTATAAGTTTTTTCTCTGGTTTAATTATTATCTGGGGTGTTATTATTTCAGCTTTCCAGTTTATCAAAAATGAATTTTCAAAAAACAGTGACAATGAAAAAGCCATGAAGCGGGGATATATCAGAGCTTCTCTGGGATCTTACATCCTTCTCGGGTTAGAAGTACTTATAGCTGCTGATATTATTGACACCATCGCTCATCCTGAACTGAATGAAATTATTATTCTTATTGTAATTGTGTTTATTCGTACTTTTATCTCTTACTTTTTACAAAAAGAGATAAAAGAAGCTTCTTCACACTAA
- a CDS encoding autotransporter domain-containing protein has translation MKNKNFLMFFLAVNAFAVSQGAADSINRSEKYEKLYNGMIQNIEAGKSNVKNYDVLEKILEKRNKELKDLYLQSDYIVKPEYLEWQIFFSGFYAHRESGDNTLANGTYHSDPSNVNGKFYTALGEAKQVDLGLYIPERTIKRNPVELKLVNPPEINLNSLDVNPEVNPSVSPSASSGSYKEFTPTGSMKSFLAAYENLFESATYTTEKSDGATLLIVAANSYKVNYNVNTGLDITVNTVIDSFSNNKSFANGDSEVIWGTNSISTSYGSTASNPAFYGGGTRVIGVFGGAGNVTNSNEMDLKGPFSYGMVAEGGRSTLTNNSSGVISDDKENDTADTWYNNEIPHIGETITYTQEKSTTDPGTIITDPSRTTTVDKHPDGNIIYVNGRPVYRHGGTADSPDVSSTVTTIGLIDYKRTTTVRSYLGGYLGYKVGMFVNSNLTPSDTTIQNDGTIRFNGYSSIGMYTSAGNGLSDIQMRNNGTIDINTGNYTGYSNFGMKLDGTVTNDATKKVILNNDIISISNGAGIAVVNGSTGEGFVENSSTGKITVANGTGIYLAPLSTSSKVEDAVNNGTITVTNGAGMYAVGGRDEITRVINNGTISVTTGMGMVAAGKNSEAVNNSKDFIIGASTGGFYATKGGKVINTANLTVNSSGVSLFNIDGDSEGNSTGNIEMTKDSSVAFYNKGKFTSAGDIKIDGNNSIAVYSDGTNNTNIKADTISLSGTKGAVFYTNGGKINISPNTGTKTTVTVSGDSSYLFYDSSFKTGSLPNQTFVINGDLDADVQTGAIAFDFKNVSGSLLNYVENNLLDVQSGITTINIGGTAFHAKNSTISIDEVSKIQTGLGTGSVKLVGSDIFYAEKSIINIDKDSDLDLTTDTYQKNQSHIANSSINLAAGNSISGSKNGQYGIGQENYDNTSVTLKNEGDIILTGSGTTGIYGNNTEILNIGNITTGDSSTGIFSSNNAKTVNTGNINFGNSGIGIYGINTYGSTVPSTYNKIDITMSAGTLTADGTTEAYGIFANNSKGDGYSNVNFSGGLIDLSKISAMDRNKAVAVAVKDTDLKSAGDINTAENGIVFYINGGNTNISGGTINLDKDNSIGLALQNIQPTKFTGTGAAFNIDGDGIILFHLKDSTGIKDDFIVNVASGSNYRYADMKNSSFTFDRAFNIEDNINFIVADASAVLLGTNSDINSTGTGNIGVYAKNKAAASVTGSLGVSNEVTNSGKIRLEDSSTGIYAEDGAGVLNDVSGIINVGDSSQGIYAKNSGSIVNRGDINTGESSIGIYFNNASAAENYGKIMSSSDNAVGVYMDNQTAGFRNDGTITLSGQNNIGIYDTGTGIRTIENNGKITVGDSLSADSPNVGIYSTDGSLTINHNVNAEINSGVNSMGIYAKNTTINIKGNIKTGDNGTGIYADSGSYVNISSSAKLNLGALNAAGVYALGGTVIDNYSSDIVYPSDSYAFVLNSGAVLNNHAASVTLDNGKVFAYSDNAVINNNGNFALTGTDNIVLYGVNNSAVTNTGIIDAGGTQGSNIGIYAKDSNITNSGKIIMGDSVIVDEYNPFVNKYSVAIYGENSNIRNDTGSDVSVGENSAGLYGVGGTIVNSGKITSTKDGAIGVFIDNGTAENKGLIELYGANSVGLAGKTGSTLTNSGTIKIHGDNSIGIFANLGSFVINTGTIEVLGNNSTGIHLQGKSVLLNEGTIILGSGLSDSVKVSYSTGYDIPEIQNAGIIKVAEKFEVPADFQISIKPAASSFREPTASEIFSDNYALEDIDGRYLISNAVSFVAPYFAATEPVVVLPDFSQHTNALAYKLEDVFVPTTPDGGPNSGKVRVKSKSITWDVIPNENADGNIDLWMVKIPYNVYTYGLWYDGFGKSLDANYAGANAEGIEIFDKIDYIDNEKDLRHIMASLGGNVYSNINQREEDIAEVFENSLGLLQNSHNNTKENVKINVIAGKGNRKEKTDGVVEYDSSYTGIMALREVERTYRHTFGYSAGYLHSGFEFKDGNESEEWVDTLQFGMHSKYKADNWELRNDLTARGSIHNVDRNIDWPSPNSRSEMNGTYETYSLTSDNRLGKEFGIGKNTSVTPYGGIKAMYVVRPTFEEEGLERLKVEGNDAWSVKPRAGVELKASVPMGKNSAWKVKGTLDLAYEYELANLNERERAQLVAAEDGYHDLAKPEEEKGQFKTRASIGVEVEERYGVFLTGEYVAGEKSQEEYRAGVTLKAVF, from the coding sequence ATGAAAAATAAGAATTTTTTGATGTTTTTTCTGGCAGTAAATGCATTTGCAGTTTCTCAGGGAGCAGCAGACAGCATAAACCGTTCGGAAAAATATGAAAAACTTTATAACGGGATGATCCAGAATATAGAAGCTGGAAAATCTAACGTTAAAAATTATGATGTATTGGAAAAAATACTGGAAAAAAGAAATAAAGAGCTGAAAGATCTTTATTTACAGAGTGACTATATAGTAAAGCCGGAATATCTGGAGTGGCAGATATTTTTCAGCGGTTTTTATGCTCACAGAGAGTCAGGGGATAATACCCTTGCGAATGGAACTTACCATTCAGACCCGAGTAATGTGAACGGGAAGTTTTATACTGCTTTGGGAGAAGCAAAGCAGGTAGATCTGGGATTATATATTCCAGAGCGTACTATCAAGAGAAATCCTGTGGAACTAAAGCTGGTAAATCCGCCGGAAATAAATCTTAACAGTCTGGATGTAAATCCTGAGGTTAATCCCAGTGTAAGCCCAAGTGCGAGTTCGGGGAGTTATAAGGAATTTACTCCTACAGGGAGTATGAAAAGTTTTCTTGCGGCTTATGAAAATCTCTTTGAATCAGCAACATATACTACTGAAAAAAGTGATGGAGCCACACTGCTGATAGTGGCTGCTAATTCATACAAAGTGAATTATAATGTTAATACTGGTTTGGATATAACGGTAAATACTGTTATAGATTCTTTTAGTAATAATAAAAGTTTCGCAAACGGTGATTCTGAAGTGATTTGGGGAACGAATTCAATATCTACTTCTTATGGAAGTACAGCGAGCAACCCGGCATTTTATGGCGGAGGAACACGGGTAATAGGGGTGTTCGGCGGAGCAGGAAATGTTACTAATAGTAATGAAATGGATTTGAAAGGGCCGTTTAGCTATGGAATGGTTGCTGAAGGCGGAAGAAGTACCCTTACAAATAACTCAAGCGGTGTTATCAGTGATGACAAGGAAAATGACACTGCTGATACATGGTATAACAATGAAATTCCACATATTGGGGAAACTATAACATATACACAGGAAAAATCTACAACCGATCCGGGTACAATAATAACTGATCCGTCCAGAACAACAACAGTAGATAAGCATCCTGACGGGAATATAATATATGTGAATGGAAGACCTGTATACAGACATGGAGGAACTGCAGACAGTCCTGATGTTTCATCAACAGTGACAACAATTGGTTTAATAGATTACAAGCGGACAACAACTGTTCGATCATATCTCGGCGGATATCTGGGATATAAAGTGGGAATGTTTGTAAATAGTAATTTAACGCCGTCAGATACAACTATACAAAATGACGGTACGATAAGATTTAACGGCTACAGTTCAATAGGAATGTATACTTCGGCAGGCAATGGGCTGAGCGACATACAAATGAGAAATAACGGAACTATAGATATAAATACTGGAAATTATACCGGATATTCTAATTTTGGTATGAAATTAGACGGAACTGTTACTAATGATGCAACTAAGAAAGTAATTTTGAATAATGATATAATCAGCATAAGTAACGGAGCTGGAATAGCTGTAGTAAATGGAAGTACAGGAGAAGGCTTTGTAGAAAACAGTAGTACAGGGAAAATAACTGTAGCAAACGGGACAGGAATTTATCTTGCACCATTGTCAACAAGCAGCAAAGTAGAAGATGCAGTAAATAACGGAACGATTACTGTAACAAATGGAGCAGGAATGTATGCCGTAGGCGGACGTGACGAGATTACAAGAGTAATAAATAATGGTACAATATCAGTTACAACTGGAATGGGAATGGTTGCCGCAGGTAAGAATTCTGAGGCGGTTAATAATAGTAAGGACTTTATAATTGGTGCTTCAACAGGCGGATTTTATGCAACTAAAGGCGGAAAAGTTATTAATACTGCGAATCTAACTGTTAATTCTTCCGGAGTATCTCTTTTTAACATTGATGGTGATTCTGAAGGAAATAGTACTGGGAATATAGAAATGACCAAAGATTCTTCCGTTGCATTTTATAATAAAGGTAAGTTTACATCTGCAGGAGATATAAAGATAGATGGTAATAACTCAATAGCTGTATACAGTGACGGGACAAATAATACAAATATAAAAGCTGATACAATAAGCCTTTCAGGAACAAAAGGTGCAGTATTCTACACAAACGGTGGGAAAATAAACATATCTCCAAACACAGGGACAAAAACAACAGTAACAGTATCAGGAGATTCATCGTATTTATTTTATGACAGCAGTTTTAAAACAGGAAGTCTTCCAAATCAGACTTTTGTCATAAACGGAGACTTAGACGCTGATGTTCAAACCGGAGCTATAGCTTTTGACTTTAAAAATGTTTCTGGAAGTCTCCTAAATTATGTAGAAAATAATCTTTTGGATGTACAAAGCGGGATAACAACTATTAATATAGGCGGGACAGCATTTCATGCCAAGAATTCTACAATAAGCATAGACGAGGTTTCTAAGATACAAACAGGTCTTGGAACAGGCAGTGTTAAATTAGTCGGAAGCGATATATTTTATGCGGAAAAAAGTATAATTAACATAGATAAAGATTCTGATCTTGATCTTACAACAGATACATACCAAAAAAATCAGAGTCATATTGCTAATTCCAGCATAAATCTCGCAGCTGGTAACAGCATATCAGGAAGTAAAAATGGGCAGTATGGAATTGGGCAGGAAAACTATGATAATACCAGTGTTACATTGAAAAATGAAGGTGATATAATACTTACAGGTTCTGGAACAACTGGTATATACGGAAATAACACAGAAATTTTAAATATTGGAAATATAACAACAGGAGACAGCAGTACAGGAATTTTCTCATCAAATAATGCAAAAACTGTAAATACAGGAAATATAAATTTTGGAAATTCCGGGATAGGAATTTACGGGATAAATACGTACGGGTCTACAGTGCCTTCTACATATAATAAAATAGACATCACAATGTCAGCTGGAACTCTCACAGCTGACGGGACTACTGAAGCTTATGGTATTTTTGCGAATAATTCAAAAGGTGACGGGTATTCCAATGTTAATTTCAGCGGCGGGTTAATCGACCTGAGCAAAATTTCAGCTATGGACAGAAATAAAGCAGTGGCAGTAGCTGTGAAAGACACAGATTTAAAATCAGCAGGAGATATTAATACTGCTGAAAACGGGATAGTTTTTTATATAAACGGCGGAAATACAAATATATCAGGCGGTACTATTAATTTAGATAAAGATAATTCAATAGGACTTGCTCTTCAAAATATACAGCCGACAAAGTTTACAGGGACAGGAGCTGCATTTAATATAGACGGAGACGGGATTATTCTTTTTCATCTAAAGGATTCAACAGGAATAAAAGATGACTTCATAGTAAATGTTGCCTCAGGTTCTAACTATAGATATGCTGATATGAAAAACAGCTCGTTTACATTTGATAGAGCATTTAATATAGAAGATAATATAAACTTTATAGTTGCTGATGCTTCAGCAGTTCTTCTGGGAACAAATTCAGATATTAATTCTACAGGAACTGGAAATATAGGAGTATATGCCAAGAATAAGGCCGCGGCTTCTGTGACAGGATCGCTGGGAGTATCAAATGAAGTAACTAACAGCGGGAAAATAAGACTTGAAGATTCTTCTACAGGTATTTATGCTGAAGATGGTGCCGGAGTTCTTAATGATGTATCGGGAATTATAAATGTAGGAGACAGCTCGCAAGGAATATATGCAAAAAATTCAGGGTCAATAGTAAACAGAGGAGATATAAATACAGGTGAATCTTCAATAGGAATATATTTTAACAATGCATCTGCTGCGGAAAATTACGGAAAAATAATGAGTAGTTCTGATAATGCTGTAGGCGTTTATATGGATAATCAGACAGCAGGGTTCAGAAATGACGGTACGATCACATTAAGCGGGCAGAATAATATCGGTATTTATGATACAGGGACAGGCATCAGAACTATTGAGAATAACGGGAAAATAACAGTAGGGGATTCATTGTCGGCGGACAGTCCAAATGTGGGTATATACTCTACAGACGGTTCTCTCACAATAAATCATAATGTAAATGCTGAAATAAATTCCGGAGTAAATTCAATGGGAATTTATGCTAAAAATACGACAATAAACATAAAAGGAAACATAAAAACCGGAGATAACGGAACAGGAATATATGCTGATTCAGGATCATATGTAAATATCAGCAGCAGTGCAAAACTAAATCTGGGAGCTTTGAATGCGGCAGGAGTGTATGCACTTGGTGGAACTGTTATTGATAACTACAGCTCAGATATAGTTTATCCTTCGGACTCATATGCTTTTGTGCTGAATTCAGGAGCAGTTTTAAATAACCATGCAGCAAGTGTAACACTGGATAACGGAAAAGTATTTGCATATTCGGATAATGCCGTAATAAATAATAATGGAAATTTTGCACTAACAGGTACTGATAATATAGTTTTATACGGAGTTAATAATTCTGCAGTGACTAATACCGGAATAATAGATGCAGGAGGAACACAGGGAAGCAATATAGGAATATATGCAAAAGACAGTAATATAACAAACAGCGGAAAAATAATAATGGGAGATTCTGTTATCGTTGATGAATATAATCCTTTTGTAAATAAATATTCAGTGGCAATCTACGGAGAAAATTCCAATATACGGAATGATACAGGCAGCGATGTTTCTGTGGGAGAAAATTCTGCCGGACTGTATGGCGTGGGCGGAACTATCGTAAACAGCGGGAAAATAACTTCAACAAAAGACGGGGCAATCGGAGTATTCATTGATAATGGTACAGCTGAAAATAAAGGGCTTATTGAACTATACGGAGCTAATTCAGTGGGACTTGCTGGTAAAACAGGATCGACACTGACTAATTCCGGAACTATAAAAATTCATGGAGATAACTCTATAGGGATTTTTGCGAATTTAGGTTCTTTTGTAATAAATACAGGAACGATCGAAGTATTGGGAAATAACAGCACGGGAATACACCTTCAGGGAAAATCTGTACTTCTGAATGAGGGAACTATAATACTGGGATCAGGTCTTTCGGACTCTGTAAAAGTATCATACTCAACAGGATATGACATACCGGAAATACAAAATGCCGGGATAATAAAAGTAGCAGAAAAATTTGAAGTTCCTGCGGATTTTCAAATTTCAATAAAACCAGCTGCTTCTTCATTCAGAGAGCCTACAGCATCTGAAATATTCTCAGATAATTACGCACTTGAAGATATAGACGGAAGATATCTGATTTCAAATGCAGTAAGTTTTGTGGCGCCGTATTTTGCCGCTACAGAGCCTGTAGTGGTACTGCCTGATTTTTCACAGCATACAAATGCACTGGCGTATAAGCTGGAAGATGTATTCGTGCCGACTACTCCGGATGGAGGGCCGAATTCGGGAAAAGTCAGAGTAAAGAGCAAGTCTATCACATGGGATGTTATTCCTAATGAAAATGCAGATGGAAATATAGACCTTTGGATGGTAAAGATTCCATATAATGTTTATACTTACGGTCTCTGGTATGATGGTTTCGGAAAGTCGCTTGATGCAAATTATGCCGGGGCAAATGCAGAAGGAATAGAAATATTTGATAAAATAGATTACATTGATAATGAAAAAGACCTGAGACATATTATGGCAAGTCTCGGAGGAAATGTATATTCCAATATTAACCAGAGAGAAGAAGATATAGCGGAAGTATTTGAAAACTCATTAGGTCTTCTTCAAAATTCGCATAATAATACAAAAGAAAATGTAAAGATAAATGTAATCGCCGGAAAAGGAAACAGAAAAGAAAAAACAGACGGTGTGGTGGAATATGATTCTTCTTATACAGGAATAATGGCACTAAGAGAAGTAGAAAGAACATACAGACATACATTTGGATATTCAGCAGGATATCTTCATTCAGGATTTGAATTCAAAGACGGAAATGAAAGTGAAGAATGGGTAGATACATTACAGTTTGGAATGCACAGCAAGTATAAGGCAGATAACTGGGAACTGAGAAATGACCTTACAGCAAGAGGAAGTATCCATAATGTAGACAGAAATATCGACTGGCCGTCACCGAACAGCAGATCCGAAATGAACGGTACATATGAAACATACAGCCTGACAAGTGATAACAGACTTGGGAAAGAGTTTGGAATCGGGAAAAATACATCTGTAACTCCTTATGGAGGAATTAAGGCAATGTATGTAGTAAGACCGACTTTCGAGGAAGAAGGACTGGAAAGACTGAAAGTCGAAGGAAATGATGCATGGAGTGTAAAACCAAGAGCCGGGGTAGAACTGAAAGCTTCTGTTCCAATGGGTAAAAACAGTGCATGGAAAGTAAAGGGGACTTTGGATCTTGCTTATGAATATGAGCTTGCTAATCTGAATGAAAGAGAAAGAGCACAGCTTGTAGCGGCGGAAGATGGTTACCATGATCTTGCAAAGCCTGAGGAAGAAAAAGGGCAGTTTAAAACAAGAGCATCAATAGGAGTGGAAGTCGAAGAAAGATACGGAGTATTTTTAACAGGAGAATACGTAGCAGGTGAAAAAAGTCAGGAAGAATACAGAGCAGGAGTAACTTTGAAAGCGGTATTCTAA
- a CDS encoding Cof-type HAD-IIB family hydrolase, which produces MKYKMLVTDVDDTLLTDGHEITKENREAIMELQRNGVKFVLASGRPTEAITGIARELELPKYGGFVAGYNGGEILDMSSGNMLKRMGLKREELLEIYEKSKDIDLKYITYKDNFVLGKEKDEFVDEELKITNFEYLEFEDLQDIEFDELIKCMLVGRTEIVLETKNKLEPLFDGRIALTISKPIFLEFINKNASKGNAVRVIADKLGITLDEVAAIGDSYNDISMLEIAGFSGTVENGNDEAKKTASFISSSNNNSGLARFVEEMKKH; this is translated from the coding sequence ATGAAGTATAAAATGCTGGTTACTGATGTGGATGATACATTATTAACTGATGGTCATGAAATAACAAAAGAAAACAGGGAAGCTATAATGGAGCTTCAGAGAAACGGTGTGAAATTCGTACTTGCAAGCGGGAGACCCACAGAAGCAATAACAGGTATAGCAAGAGAACTGGAACTTCCTAAATACGGCGGTTTCGTAGCAGGATATAACGGCGGGGAAATACTGGACATGAGTTCGGGAAATATGCTGAAAAGAATGGGGCTGAAAAGGGAAGAACTCTTGGAAATATATGAAAAATCAAAAGACATAGACTTAAAATATATAACATACAAAGATAATTTTGTCCTTGGAAAAGAAAAAGATGAATTCGTGGATGAAGAATTGAAAATAACAAATTTCGAATATCTGGAATTTGAAGATCTTCAGGATATAGAATTCGACGAACTTATAAAATGTATGCTTGTAGGAAGAACGGAAATCGTACTGGAAACAAAAAATAAATTGGAGCCTTTATTTGACGGGAGAATAGCTTTGACTATATCAAAACCTATTTTTCTGGAATTTATTAATAAAAATGCCAGTAAGGGGAATGCTGTAAGAGTCATAGCTGATAAGCTGGGAATAACTCTGGATGAAGTAGCGGCAATAGGAGACAGTTATAATGACATAAGTATGCTTGAGATAGCAGGATTTTCAGGGACTGTAGAAAATGGAAACGATGAGGCGAAAAAAACTGCATCATTTATCAGCAGCAGTAACAATAACAGCGGTCTTGCCAGATTTGTGGAAGAGATGAAAAAACATTAG